One region of Candidatus Polarisedimenticolaceae bacterium genomic DNA includes:
- a CDS encoding DUF4440 domain-containing protein codes for MIALAALLLASPYTEVVAAERAFAAASIKDGFHAAFAAAFAPDGVVFDPTPTNAIAKHGGKPRADVVLSWAPAWAAVSPAGDLGFTSGPWEYRPAGDKPPATGWFFTAWRKEADGTWKVEADLGIHAELTYAAPGEVVDALAAAAPAKATPSSAAQARLAVLHAEQLLARAGASGLGQAIAAVAHSAIRVYRDGGPPGSAALLVADTREPRCEAARVTASASGDLAYAYGTCDDSKKDKKYGYVRVWRRNADGTWRVFVDVTP; via the coding sequence ATGATCGCCCTCGCCGCCCTCCTTCTCGCCTCGCCGTACACGGAGGTCGTCGCCGCCGAGCGCGCGTTCGCGGCCGCGTCGATCAAGGACGGGTTCCACGCGGCCTTCGCGGCCGCGTTCGCGCCTGACGGGGTCGTCTTCGACCCGACGCCGACGAATGCGATCGCCAAGCACGGGGGAAAGCCGCGGGCCGACGTCGTGCTCTCGTGGGCGCCGGCGTGGGCGGCGGTCTCCCCCGCCGGCGATCTCGGCTTCACGAGCGGGCCGTGGGAGTACCGCCCGGCCGGAGACAAGCCTCCGGCGACCGGGTGGTTCTTCACCGCGTGGCGGAAAGAGGCCGACGGCACGTGGAAGGTCGAGGCCGACCTCGGCATCCACGCCGAGCTGACCTACGCCGCGCCGGGCGAAGTCGTGGACGCGCTCGCGGCGGCGGCCCCCGCGAAGGCGACGCCGTCGTCGGCCGCGCAGGCACGCCTCGCGGTCCTCCACGCGGAGCAGCTCCTCGCGCGCGCGGGGGCGTCGGGCCTCGGCCAGGCGATCGCGGCGGTCGCGCATTCTGCGATCCGCGTCTACCGCGACGGCGGGCCTCCCGGAAGCGCAGCGCTCCTCGTGGCCGACACGCGTGAGCCCCGCTGCGAGGCGGCGCGCGTGACCGCCTCGGCCTCGGGCGATCTCGCGTACGCGTACGGAACGTGCGACGACTCGAAAAAGGACAAGAAATACGGTTATGTCCGCGTGTGGCGTCGCAATGCGGATGGGACTTGGCGCGTTTTCGTCGACGTGACGCCGTAG
- a CDS encoding NADH-quinone oxidoreductase subunit A, with product MASPAPYIGLAAHLLVCLTLGIALIVAGKLFRHRVAISRPAKHATYECGEEPIGPAWRSQPVGFYLVALIFILFDAEAAFLFPWVLALRKTGPAAFWGMVVFLAVLFVGWLYAWRKGDLHWAR from the coding sequence TTGGCGTCGCCGGCTCCGTACATCGGTCTCGCGGCCCACCTCCTCGTTTGCCTCACCCTCGGCATCGCGCTCATCGTCGCGGGGAAGCTCTTCCGCCACCGCGTCGCGATCAGCCGCCCGGCGAAGCACGCGACCTACGAATGCGGCGAGGAGCCGATCGGCCCCGCGTGGCGTAGCCAGCCGGTGGGCTTCTACCTCGTCGCCCTGATCTTCATCCTCTTCGACGCCGAGGCGGCGTTCCTCTTCCCGTGGGTCCTCGCCCTGCGGAAGACCGGTCCGGCGGCGTTCTGGGGGATGGTCGTCTTCCTCGCGGTCCTCTTCGTCGGTTGGCTCTACGCCTGGCGCAAGGGCGATCTGCACTGGGCGCGGTGA